One window of the Amycolatopsis mediterranei genome contains the following:
- a CDS encoding MGH1-like glycoside hydrolase domain-containing protein yields the protein MNVTRERAAAVLAGNWLGASTVPSRALYPHQWSWDSAFIALGLRHLSPGRARRELRTLFTAQWADGRVPHIVFDPQTPPEAYFPGPSFWHAGRTSGLVQPPVHARAVLAVHRTEPDREFLAALYPKLVAWHDYLRTGRDAGGRGLVAIVHPWESGMDNSPAWDEPLTRVPPATGFVRRDLAHGDAGDRPSDDDYGRYVRLAAEYRDSGYRDFGRFAVEDPGFNALLADAELALAEIAEELDLPSAGHREAAARVQKAMQETLWDSAAGFFFARDVHTGSLVREYTCAGLLPLVLPDLAVAPALLATATGPRFRLGRVHGVPSYDLTAPGFDTGRYWRGPSWFNVGWLIRQGLLHHGEFALAERLGDDLVEIAARTDFAEYADPLTGAGHGTRTFSWTAALTVDLLSEGK from the coding sequence ATGAACGTAACACGGGAGCGGGCCGCGGCTGTCCTGGCGGGCAACTGGCTCGGCGCGTCCACCGTGCCCTCGCGGGCGCTCTACCCGCACCAATGGAGCTGGGACTCCGCCTTCATCGCCCTCGGCCTGCGCCACCTGTCCCCCGGGCGCGCCCGGCGCGAGCTGCGGACGCTGTTCACCGCGCAGTGGGCCGACGGCCGCGTCCCGCACATCGTGTTCGACCCGCAGACACCGCCCGAGGCGTACTTCCCCGGGCCGTCGTTCTGGCACGCCGGGCGGACGTCGGGCCTGGTCCAGCCGCCGGTGCACGCCCGCGCCGTGCTCGCGGTGCACCGCACCGAGCCCGATCGCGAATTCCTCGCCGCGCTGTACCCGAAGCTGGTGGCCTGGCACGACTACCTGCGGACCGGCCGCGACGCGGGCGGGCGCGGGCTGGTGGCGATCGTGCACCCCTGGGAATCCGGCATGGACAACAGCCCGGCCTGGGACGAGCCGCTCACGCGCGTCCCGCCCGCCACCGGGTTCGTCCGCCGCGACCTGGCGCACGGCGACGCCGGCGACCGGCCGAGCGACGACGACTACGGCCGGTACGTCCGGCTCGCCGCCGAGTACCGCGACAGCGGTTACCGGGACTTCGGCCGCTTCGCCGTCGAAGACCCCGGCTTCAACGCCCTGCTGGCCGACGCCGAACTGGCGCTGGCCGAGATCGCCGAGGAGCTCGACCTGCCGTCCGCCGGCCACCGCGAAGCCGCCGCGCGCGTCCAGAAGGCGATGCAGGAGACGCTGTGGGACAGCGCCGCCGGCTTCTTCTTCGCCCGCGACGTCCACACCGGCTCGCTGGTCCGCGAGTACACGTGCGCCGGCCTGCTGCCGCTGGTGCTGCCGGACCTGGCGGTCGCCCCGGCACTGCTGGCGACCGCGACCGGCCCGCGCTTCCGGCTCGGCCGGGTGCACGGCGTCCCGAGCTACGACCTGACCGCACCGGGCTTCGACACCGGCCGCTACTGGCGCGGGCCGTCGTGGTTCAACGTCGGCTGGCTGATCCGGCAGGGCCTGCTGCACCACGGCGAGTTCGCCCTCGCCGAGCGGCTGGGCGACGACCTCGTCGAGATCGCCGCCCGCACGGACTTCGCCGAGTACGCCGACCCGCTGACCGGGGCCGGGCACGGCACCCGCACGTTCAGCTGGACGGCCGCCCTGACCGTGGACCTGCTGTCCGAGGGGAAGTGA
- a CDS encoding ROK family transcriptional regulator, with protein sequence MTTPTSAGELLQLVRTGQASTRKALLERSGLSRSTLTARLEQLQTAGLLAEGGQEDSTGGRPARQLCFDDRHAVVLAASIDTTHAEAAVTDLAGRVLARRAGAVRVADGPEPVLDRIAEWFEALRAEAARPVCGVGVSVPGPVEPGRARVTQPPIMPGWDGYPIDAHLGARFGAPVLVDNDANLMALGEHRARHPESAALVVVKVSTGIGAGLVLGGEVYRGIDGGAGDIGHIRLPDHPEARCPCGSLGCLAAVAGGGALAAKLTALGLPTESGSGVRDRITAGDPAAVRLAEVAGRQVGAVLATLVCVVNPGVVVIAGDLAEPHFVAGVREVLYRRALPRATQNLRVEIGGRGEGMAVAGAVAMVVDAVFAPAEVDRRLAARV encoded by the coding sequence ATGACCACGCCGACCAGCGCCGGCGAGCTGCTGCAGCTGGTCCGGACGGGGCAGGCGAGCACGCGGAAGGCCCTCCTGGAGCGCAGCGGGCTGTCGCGCTCGACGCTGACCGCGCGCCTGGAGCAGCTCCAGACCGCGGGCCTGCTCGCCGAGGGCGGTCAGGAGGATTCCACCGGCGGCCGCCCGGCGCGGCAGCTGTGCTTCGACGACCGGCACGCGGTCGTCCTCGCCGCGAGCATCGACACGACGCACGCCGAGGCCGCCGTCACCGACCTGGCGGGCCGGGTGCTGGCGCGGCGCGCGGGCGCGGTGCGGGTCGCCGACGGCCCTGAGCCCGTGCTCGACCGGATCGCGGAGTGGTTCGAGGCGCTGCGGGCCGAGGCGGCCCGGCCGGTGTGCGGGGTGGGCGTTTCGGTCCCGGGCCCGGTGGAGCCCGGCCGCGCCCGCGTCACGCAGCCGCCGATCATGCCGGGCTGGGACGGCTACCCGATCGACGCCCACCTCGGCGCGCGCTTCGGTGCCCCGGTGCTGGTCGACAACGACGCGAACCTGATGGCGCTGGGGGAACACCGGGCCCGCCACCCGGAGTCGGCGGCGCTGGTCGTGGTGAAGGTGTCGACCGGGATCGGCGCCGGCCTGGTCCTCGGCGGCGAGGTGTACCGCGGAATCGACGGCGGTGCGGGCGACATCGGCCACATCCGGCTCCCGGACCACCCGGAGGCCCGCTGCCCGTGCGGCTCGCTCGGCTGCCTCGCGGCCGTCGCCGGCGGCGGTGCGCTGGCGGCGAAGTTGACCGCGCTGGGGCTGCCGACGGAGTCGGGCTCGGGCGTCCGCGACCGGATCACGGCGGGGGACCCGGCCGCGGTGCGGCTCGCCGAAGTGGCCGGCCGCCAGGTGGGGGCGGTGCTGGCGACGCTGGTGTGCGTGGTCAACCCCGGCGTGGTGGTGATCGCCGGCGACCTCGCCGAGCCGCATTTCGTGGCGGGGGTCCGGGAGGTGCTGTACCGCCGGGCGCTCCCGCGGGCGACGCAGAACCTGCGGGTGGAAATCGGTGGCCGCGGCGAGGGAATGGCGGTGGCCGGCGCGGTGGCGATGGTCGTCGACGCGGTGTTCGCGCCCGCCGAGGTGGACCGGCGCCTGGCCGCGCGGGTGTGA
- a CDS encoding protease pro-enzyme activation domain-containing protein, with protein sequence MRRSSTLLLSLAVVGGLTGTLPATASAQGRQDIPQSHPLWANAQAKVADTAPAAKLSFRVYLNQRDNAGAEALAQAVSDPDSKTYRQYLSPDQVRDRFAASDATVGAVKAWLTGNGFSIGEIPSNRAYVEATGTADQTEKAFAVDLGKYRVKGQTLRAADKNLSVPANLAGDVLGVVGVDQATNLFKPDHATGSGTPSDVAPGPGFRNAPPCSAYYGEKIDTTDPAYNGKQLPYAPCGYTPSQLRSAYGIDKLGADGKGTTIAIVDAFASPTIYSDASTYAKKNDPQHPLKQSQFSQHVFPVNPVLEPADQCDAAGWYGEETLDVEAAHGLAPGADILYVGGSDCQDNSLDEALNYVVAGHKADIVSNSYGDTGEDIPADEVKVFNQISLQAVLEGIGVYFSSGDNGDEVARLGTPSPDFSASAPWITAVGGTSIAIGKDGKKIFESGWETSKSVLTNGVYGPANYTSGSGGGTSRLFEQPFYQKGVVPDALAKKNQTGNKKGRVVPDISAVGDPNTGFLVGQTQTFPEGAHYDQYRIGGTSLASPVFAGIMAVADSFDHFHHGFINPVIYKLTSRTPAISDVKHVDAAVARVDYANSVDASAGLLHSVRTLDYQGLTIHTTPGYDDVTGLGVPNGLLFLLLV encoded by the coding sequence GTGCGAAGAAGCTCCACCCTGCTCCTTTCGCTCGCGGTGGTGGGTGGCCTGACCGGCACCCTGCCGGCGACGGCGTCCGCGCAGGGGCGTCAGGACATTCCGCAGTCGCACCCGTTGTGGGCGAACGCGCAGGCGAAGGTCGCCGACACGGCGCCCGCCGCGAAGCTGAGCTTCCGGGTTTACCTGAACCAGCGCGACAACGCCGGTGCCGAGGCGCTGGCCCAGGCCGTGTCCGACCCGGACAGCAAGACCTACCGCCAGTACCTCAGCCCCGACCAGGTGCGCGACCGCTTCGCGGCCAGTGACGCGACCGTCGGCGCCGTCAAGGCGTGGCTGACCGGCAACGGCTTCAGCATCGGCGAGATCCCGTCGAACCGCGCGTACGTCGAAGCCACCGGCACCGCGGACCAGACGGAAAAGGCGTTCGCCGTCGACCTCGGCAAGTACCGGGTCAAGGGCCAGACGCTGCGCGCCGCCGACAAGAACCTGTCGGTGCCGGCGAACCTGGCCGGTGACGTGCTCGGCGTCGTCGGTGTCGACCAGGCGACCAACCTGTTCAAACCGGACCACGCGACCGGCTCCGGCACGCCGTCGGACGTCGCGCCCGGGCCCGGGTTCCGCAACGCGCCGCCGTGCAGCGCCTACTACGGCGAGAAGATCGACACCACCGATCCCGCGTACAACGGCAAGCAGCTGCCGTACGCCCCCTGCGGCTACACCCCGTCGCAGCTGCGCTCGGCCTACGGCATCGACAAGCTCGGCGCCGACGGCAAGGGCACGACGATCGCCATCGTGGACGCGTTCGCCTCGCCGACCATCTACTCGGACGCGAGCACGTACGCGAAGAAGAACGACCCGCAGCACCCGCTGAAGCAGAGCCAGTTCTCGCAGCACGTCTTCCCGGTCAACCCGGTCCTCGAGCCGGCGGACCAGTGCGACGCGGCGGGCTGGTACGGCGAGGAGACCCTCGACGTCGAGGCCGCCCACGGTCTCGCGCCGGGCGCGGACATCCTGTACGTCGGCGGCTCCGACTGCCAGGACAACTCGCTCGACGAGGCGCTGAACTACGTGGTCGCCGGCCACAAGGCCGACATCGTGTCGAACTCCTACGGCGACACCGGCGAGGACATCCCGGCCGACGAGGTCAAGGTGTTCAACCAGATCTCGCTGCAGGCGGTCCTCGAGGGCATCGGCGTGTACTTCTCCTCGGGCGACAACGGTGACGAGGTCGCGCGCCTCGGCACGCCGTCGCCGGACTTCTCCGCCTCCGCGCCGTGGATCACCGCGGTCGGCGGCACGTCCATCGCCATCGGCAAGGACGGCAAGAAGATCTTCGAGAGCGGCTGGGAGACCAGCAAGTCGGTGCTGACCAACGGCGTCTACGGCCCGGCCAACTACACCAGCGGTTCCGGCGGCGGCACGAGCCGCCTGTTCGAGCAGCCCTTCTACCAGAAGGGTGTCGTCCCGGACGCGCTGGCGAAGAAGAACCAGACCGGCAACAAGAAGGGCCGCGTCGTCCCGGACATCTCCGCGGTCGGCGACCCGAACACCGGCTTCCTGGTCGGCCAGACGCAGACCTTCCCGGAGGGTGCGCACTACGACCAGTACCGGATCGGCGGCACGAGCCTCGCGTCGCCGGTGTTCGCCGGCATCATGGCGGTGGCCGACAGCTTCGACCACTTCCACCACGGCTTCATCAACCCGGTGATCTACAAGCTGACGTCCCGCACGCCGGCGATCTCCGACGTGAAGCACGTGGACGCCGCGGTGGCCCGCGTGGACTACGCGAACTCGGTCGACGCCTCGGCGGGCCTGCTCCACTCGGTCCGCACGCTGGACTACCAGGGCCTGACCATCCACACCACCCCCGGCTACGACGACGTGACCGGCCTCGGTGTGCCCAACGGGCTGCTGTTCCTGCTGCTCGTCTAG
- a CDS encoding sensor histidine kinase encodes MQHPRTSAMTGLLAAGCALGVVALTLKAGEGSHSARDTALSTTTGFLFLLAGAVAHVRRPANPIGVLIALVGVALFLEDLQFAQNPVLYTIAVPLRAASSPVIAHLVLAFPHGRLRSRWERLLVAAAYLVVLGSGVVGLLVDDDPRDLLALWPGSGALADRALEPAATAVSAGVVVVLLYRWLTGRLPQRRLLSPVVVIALAGALTSGAGTALGDAHPLSGPLLQAYRILFCLWPLAFLAGVMRARVGNAEMVRLLLERDGTGLAALVQDDEVWKDSRSIDALNAAAGLVLDNQRLTAELEQRLAEVRASRARLVAAGDEERRRLERDLHDGAQQRLVSVVLLLRMAGRRSGAELPPEIRALLTGAVDELQTAITELRELARGIRPAILTEAGVVAAVRSLADRIPMEVALTVGTVPRLDAAVEATAYFVTSEALTNALKHARTDRADVRIEVAGAELRVEVTDAGVGGADPEGGSGLAGLRDRVQALGGELDVASGPGGTAVTAVIPLAG; translated from the coding sequence GTGCAGCACCCGCGGACGTCGGCGATGACCGGGCTGCTGGCCGCCGGCTGCGCGCTCGGCGTGGTCGCGCTGACGCTCAAAGCCGGCGAAGGCTCCCACTCGGCGCGCGACACCGCACTCAGCACCACGACCGGGTTCCTCTTCCTGCTCGCGGGCGCGGTCGCGCACGTGCGGCGCCCGGCCAACCCGATCGGCGTGCTCATCGCGCTCGTCGGCGTCGCCCTGTTCCTCGAAGACCTGCAGTTCGCGCAGAACCCGGTGCTGTACACGATCGCCGTGCCGCTGCGCGCCGCGTCCAGCCCGGTCATCGCGCACCTGGTGCTCGCCTTCCCGCACGGCAGGCTCCGCTCGCGGTGGGAACGGCTGCTGGTGGCCGCGGCCTACCTGGTGGTGCTCGGCTCGGGCGTGGTCGGGCTGCTGGTCGACGACGACCCGCGCGACCTGCTGGCGCTCTGGCCGGGCAGCGGCGCCCTCGCCGACCGCGCCCTGGAGCCGGCCGCGACGGCGGTCAGCGCGGGCGTGGTCGTCGTGCTGCTCTACCGGTGGCTGACCGGGCGGCTGCCGCAGCGGCGGCTGCTGTCGCCGGTGGTGGTCATCGCCCTGGCCGGCGCGCTGACGTCGGGGGCGGGCACGGCGCTCGGCGACGCGCACCCGCTGTCCGGCCCGCTGCTGCAGGCGTACCGGATCCTGTTCTGCCTGTGGCCGCTGGCGTTCCTGGCCGGGGTGATGCGGGCCCGGGTCGGCAACGCGGAAATGGTCCGGCTGCTGCTGGAGCGCGACGGCACCGGGCTGGCCGCGCTGGTGCAGGACGACGAGGTGTGGAAGGACAGCCGGTCGATCGACGCGCTCAACGCGGCCGCCGGGCTGGTGCTGGACAACCAGCGGCTCACCGCCGAGCTGGAGCAGCGCCTGGCCGAGGTGCGCGCGTCGCGGGCGCGGCTGGTGGCGGCCGGGGACGAGGAGCGCCGCCGGCTCGAGCGCGACCTGCACGACGGCGCCCAGCAGCGGCTGGTCAGCGTCGTGCTGCTGCTGCGGATGGCCGGCCGCCGCTCCGGCGCGGAGCTGCCGCCGGAGATCCGGGCCCTGCTCACCGGCGCGGTCGACGAGCTGCAGACGGCGATCACCGAGCTGCGCGAGCTGGCCCGCGGCATCCGCCCCGCAATCCTCACCGAAGCGGGCGTGGTCGCGGCGGTCCGGTCGCTGGCCGACCGCATCCCGATGGAGGTGGCCCTGACGGTCGGCACGGTGCCGCGCCTGGACGCGGCGGTGGAGGCGACGGCGTACTTCGTGACGTCGGAGGCGCTGACGAACGCGCTGAAGCACGCGCGGACCGACCGCGCCGACGTGCGGATCGAGGTGGCGGGCGCGGAGCTGCGGGTCGAGGTGACGGACGCGGGCGTCGGCGGCGCGGATCCGGAGGGTGGCTCGGGACTGGCCGGGCTGCGGGACCGGGTGCAGGCGCTGGGCGGGGAGCTCGACGTCGCCAGCGGGCCCGGGGGCACCGCGGTGACCGCGGTCATCCCGCTGGCAGGCTGA
- a CDS encoding purine-cytosine permease family protein has protein sequence MSGHGLDADVFGGRMPAGGRDLAIETHGIAPVPEDNRFGRPWRLFSVWFAPNLTMTAVFTGTLAASLGLGFWTGLAAMLAGTVLGSLPVAYLSTWGPRTGTGQLPLARLPFGGGVVLPGLVQWLGSIAWDALVGLFGGEALAELTGLPFWAAVLIVLVLQCALGVFGYALIHRVQAVMSVLLLLAFAALAVKVLSGHPIAGAGTASGAGLAGGVVLFTTITLSLAISWAPYASDFSRYLPVSASSRAVFWATLLGLVVSYAIGEGLGLALGSSLGDQTAAGVAQLLGGGFLGALALAVIALAAVSSNAMNDYSGSLALQTVGVRLRRPVSAVVVTVLAFALILWMHSGDLSAKFQNVLLFVSYWIPPFLGVVVPDWLARTRGGRRVDVLASVSVRPWAAVVAFLVGFGAAVPFMNTTLYTGPVAAALHGADLAYYVGLVVSLAAYFLLRGRSSVDLK, from the coding sequence ATGAGCGGACACGGTCTGGACGCCGACGTCTTCGGCGGGCGGATGCCTGCCGGCGGGCGCGACCTGGCGATCGAAACCCACGGCATCGCGCCGGTGCCGGAGGACAACCGGTTCGGGCGCCCGTGGCGGCTGTTCAGCGTGTGGTTCGCGCCGAACCTGACGATGACGGCGGTGTTCACCGGCACCCTCGCGGCGTCGCTCGGCCTCGGGTTCTGGACCGGCTTGGCCGCGATGCTCGCCGGCACCGTGCTCGGGTCGCTGCCGGTGGCGTACCTGTCGACGTGGGGCCCGCGCACCGGCACCGGCCAGCTGCCGCTCGCCCGGCTGCCGTTCGGCGGCGGCGTCGTGCTGCCCGGCCTGGTGCAGTGGCTCGGCTCGATCGCCTGGGACGCGCTGGTCGGCCTCTTCGGCGGCGAGGCGCTGGCCGAGCTGACCGGGCTGCCGTTCTGGGCGGCGGTGCTGATCGTGCTGGTGCTGCAGTGCGCGCTCGGCGTGTTCGGGTACGCGCTGATCCACCGCGTGCAGGCGGTGATGAGCGTGCTGCTGCTGCTCGCGTTCGCCGCGCTCGCCGTGAAGGTCCTTTCCGGACACCCGATCGCCGGCGCCGGCACCGCTTCCGGCGCCGGCCTGGCGGGCGGCGTCGTCCTGTTCACGACGATCACGTTGTCGCTGGCGATCTCCTGGGCGCCGTACGCGTCGGACTTCAGCCGCTACCTGCCCGTCTCGGCTTCGTCACGGGCGGTCTTCTGGGCGACGCTGCTCGGTCTCGTCGTCTCGTACGCGATCGGCGAAGGCCTCGGTCTCGCGTTGGGGTCTTCGCTGGGCGACCAGACGGCGGCGGGCGTCGCTCAGCTGCTCGGCGGCGGGTTCCTGGGCGCGCTGGCGCTGGCCGTGATCGCGCTGGCGGCGGTGTCGTCGAACGCGATGAACGACTACAGCGGCTCGCTCGCGTTGCAGACGGTCGGCGTCCGGCTGCGGCGCCCGGTGTCGGCGGTGGTCGTCACCGTCCTCGCGTTCGCGCTGATCCTCTGGATGCACAGCGGCGACCTCTCGGCGAAGTTCCAGAACGTGCTGCTGTTCGTGAGCTACTGGATCCCGCCGTTCCTCGGCGTGGTCGTCCCGGACTGGCTCGCGCGCACCCGCGGCGGCCGGCGCGTGGACGTCCTGGCGTCGGTTTCCGTGCGCCCTTGGGCGGCGGTGGTGGCCTTCCTGGTGGGGTTCGGCGCCGCGGTGCCGTTCATGAACACGACCCTCTACACCGGACCGGTCGCCGCGGCGCTGCACGGCGCGGACCTCGCGTACTACGTCGGCCTGGTCGTTTCGCTGGCAGCGTATTTCCTGCTGCGCGGTCGCTCTTCGGTTGACCTCAAGTAA
- a CDS encoding SDR family NAD(P)-dependent oxidoreductase — MPTALVTGASAGLGRALAAALVRRRWTVIGDGRDPAALASAAGEAGFTAVPGDVTDPAHRAALADACPELDLLVNNASALGVSPLPPLARYPVADLEDVYRVNVFAPLALTQLLLPALTAARGVVIDISSDAAVEAYEGWGGYGSAKAALDQVTAVLGVEHPDLSVYAIDPGDLRTAMHQRAFPGEDISDRPLPETAVPAFLRVLDERPPSGRYRAADLLVTA, encoded by the coding sequence ATGCCCACCGCACTCGTCACCGGCGCTTCCGCCGGGCTGGGCCGCGCGCTCGCGGCCGCCCTGGTACGTCGCAGGTGGACGGTCATCGGCGACGGCCGCGACCCGGCCGCACTGGCTTCGGCGGCCGGCGAGGCCGGCTTCACGGCCGTCCCCGGCGACGTCACCGACCCGGCCCACCGCGCCGCGCTCGCCGACGCCTGTCCCGAACTCGACCTGCTCGTCAACAACGCCAGCGCCCTCGGCGTCAGCCCGCTGCCGCCCCTGGCGCGCTACCCGGTGGCGGACCTGGAGGACGTCTACCGCGTCAACGTCTTCGCGCCTCTTGCGCTGACGCAGCTCCTGCTGCCCGCGTTGACCGCGGCGCGCGGCGTCGTGATCGACATCAGTTCCGACGCCGCTGTCGAGGCGTACGAAGGCTGGGGCGGCTACGGCTCCGCGAAGGCGGCACTCGATCAGGTGACCGCCGTCCTGGGCGTGGAACACCCCGACCTGTCCGTGTACGCGATCGACCCGGGCGACCTGCGCACGGCGATGCACCAGCGCGCGTTCCCCGGCGAGGACATCTCGGACCGGCCGCTGCCGGAGACGGCCGTCCCGGCGTTCCTGAGGGTGCTCGACGAGCGTCCGCCGAGTGGCCGTTACCGCGCGGCCGACCTGCTGGTGACGGCGTGA
- a CDS encoding S-adenosylmethionine:tRNA ribosyltransferase-isomerase has product MNIRFDLPAELSASAPPEARGLSRDEVRLLVASPAGVHHTAFTGLGEHLRPGDLLVVNTSGTLPAAVDARRNGRPVVVHFATRLDDGSWVVELRAPDGPLLDGRPGERLALAGDASLTLLAPAVPGTARLWRATASIEVRALLAAAGRPIRYGYVPRAWPLSDYQTVFAREPGSAEMPSAARPFTPELVTGLVTDGVLFAPLLLHTGVSSPEAAEPPQAERYRVPPTTAALVSWVRERGGRVVAVGTTAARALESAASAGRVRAAEGWTELVLGPDRPARVVDGIVTGLHAPEASHLLLLEAVAGAEVVQKAYEAAVEERYLWHEFGDVSLLLRR; this is encoded by the coding sequence GTGAACATCCGGTTCGACCTGCCCGCGGAGCTGTCGGCATCGGCCCCGCCGGAGGCCCGCGGCCTGTCCCGCGACGAGGTCCGCCTGCTGGTCGCGTCCCCGGCGGGCGTCCACCACACGGCGTTCACCGGCTTGGGGGAGCACCTTCGCCCGGGCGACCTGCTGGTGGTGAACACGTCGGGGACGCTCCCGGCGGCGGTCGACGCGCGCCGGAACGGCCGCCCGGTCGTGGTCCATTTCGCGACACGGCTCGACGACGGATCCTGGGTCGTCGAGCTGCGAGCACCGGACGGCCCTTTGCTCGACGGTCGTCCGGGCGAGCGCCTCGCCCTGGCCGGTGACGCCTCGCTGACGTTGCTGGCCCCGGCGGTCCCGGGCACAGCGAGGCTGTGGCGCGCGACGGCGTCGATCGAGGTCCGCGCGCTGCTCGCGGCGGCGGGCCGGCCGATCCGCTACGGGTACGTCCCCCGGGCGTGGCCGCTTTCGGACTACCAGACGGTGTTCGCCCGCGAGCCGGGCAGCGCGGAGATGCCCTCGGCGGCGCGGCCGTTCACGCCGGAGCTGGTGACCGGCTTGGTGACGGACGGGGTGCTGTTCGCCCCGCTGCTGCTGCACACCGGAGTGTCGTCCCCGGAGGCGGCGGAGCCACCCCAGGCGGAGAGGTACCGAGTCCCGCCGACGACGGCAGCGTTGGTCTCGTGGGTCCGGGAACGCGGAGGCCGGGTGGTAGCGGTGGGTACGACGGCGGCCCGCGCACTGGAATCGGCGGCCTCGGCGGGTCGGGTTCGCGCGGCCGAGGGCTGGACGGAGCTGGTGCTGGGCCCGGACCGCCCGGCCCGGGTGGTGGACGGGATCGTGACGGGGCTGCACGCCCCGGAGGCATCGCACTTGTTGCTGCTGGAGGCGGTGGCGGGGGCGGAGGTGGTCCAGAAGGCGTATGAGGCGGCGGTGGAGGAGCGGTACTTGTGGCATGAGTTCGGCGACGTGTCACTTCTGCTGCGCCGCTGA
- a CDS encoding ABC transporter substrate-binding protein, whose protein sequence is MRTPRRTLASALAALTVVGVLGGCSRADSSTAPAANQGAAGEVRVGFFPNVTHAPALIGVKKDFFKTELGSTKLTTQTFNAGPEEVNALLGGSLDVAFIGSGPAINAFTKSKGAIQLVSGAVSGGAQLVVKPDITSVDQLKGKNIATPQLANTQDVALKKFLAGKQLTDQVKITNLDNPKTLDAFKKGEVDGGWLPEPWASRLVLDAGAKVLVDEKTLWPGGRFPTTVVIVRSEFLQQHPDTVRALLKGELAAIDWAKTNPAEAKTVVNGALKELAGSTLSAAVLDRAFSGIELATDPVAAEFPQLAQDSVTAGVVKSAVALKGFADFGPLNEVLKARNLPAVEAPELTK, encoded by the coding sequence GTGCGCACCCCTCGGAGAACCCTGGCCTCGGCGCTGGCCGCCCTGACCGTCGTGGGCGTACTGGGAGGCTGTTCGCGCGCCGACAGCAGCACCGCACCGGCCGCGAACCAGGGGGCCGCCGGCGAGGTCCGGGTCGGCTTCTTCCCGAACGTCACGCACGCTCCCGCGCTGATCGGCGTCAAAAAGGACTTCTTCAAGACCGAGCTCGGCTCCACCAAGCTCACCACCCAGACCTTCAACGCCGGCCCGGAAGAGGTCAACGCCCTGCTCGGCGGCTCCCTCGACGTCGCCTTCATCGGCTCCGGCCCGGCGATCAACGCCTTCACGAAGTCCAAGGGCGCCATCCAGCTGGTCTCCGGCGCCGTCTCGGGCGGCGCGCAGCTGGTCGTCAAGCCCGACATCACGAGCGTGGACCAGCTCAAGGGCAAGAACATCGCCACGCCGCAGCTGGCCAACACCCAGGACGTCGCGCTCAAGAAGTTCCTCGCCGGCAAGCAGCTGACCGACCAGGTCAAGATCACCAACCTCGACAACCCCAAGACGCTCGACGCCTTCAAGAAGGGCGAGGTCGACGGCGGCTGGCTGCCCGAGCCGTGGGCGTCCCGGCTGGTCCTCGACGCCGGCGCGAAGGTCCTGGTCGACGAGAAGACGCTGTGGCCGGGTGGCCGCTTCCCGACCACCGTCGTCATCGTGCGCAGCGAGTTCCTGCAGCAGCACCCGGACACCGTCCGCGCCCTGCTCAAGGGCGAGCTCGCCGCCATCGACTGGGCCAAGACCAACCCGGCGGAGGCGAAGACCGTGGTCAACGGCGCGCTCAAGGAGCTGGCCGGCAGTACCCTGAGCGCAGCGGTCCTGGACCGTGCCTTCTCCGGCATCGAGCTGGCCACCGACCCCGTCGCCGCCGAATTCCCGCAGCTCGCGCAGGACTCGGTCACGGCCGGCGTGGTGAAGTCGGCGGTGGCGCTGAAGGGCTTCGCCGACTTCGGCCCGCTGAACGAGGTGCTGAAGGCCCGGAACCTGCCGGCCGTCGAAGCCCCCGAACTGACCAAGTGA